One Tolypothrix bouteillei VB521301 DNA window includes the following coding sequences:
- a CDS encoding response regulator yields MSEIKVVVIEDHNLTRIGLRAALQTQAEMKIVGEASNAREGLQLLKTLHPDVATIDIGLPDMDGIELTRQFRQYQAQTQDYTTKLLILTMQNSDEAVLAAFAAGADSYCMKDIATDKLVEAVKTIHTGSSWIDPTIADIILQQIRHDFPDRNGGMTGKRVMINAVDPEVEKTLETYPLTEREMDVLELIVSGCDNAEIAQKLHLTIGTVKTHVRSILSKLCVADRTQAAVRALRAGLVQ; encoded by the coding sequence ATGAGTGAAATCAAGGTCGTCGTCATTGAAGACCACAACCTTACCCGGATAGGTTTACGGGCTGCTTTACAAACTCAGGCAGAAATGAAGATTGTTGGTGAGGCTTCCAATGCAAGGGAAGGGCTACAGCTTTTGAAAACCTTGCATCCAGATGTTGCCACTATCGACATTGGTTTGCCTGATATGGATGGAATTGAACTGACACGTCAGTTTAGGCAATATCAAGCTCAGACACAAGACTACACAACAAAACTGCTGATTCTCACAATGCAAAATAGTGATGAAGCTGTTTTAGCAGCTTTTGCAGCAGGAGCAGATTCTTACTGTATGAAGGATATTGCAACAGATAAACTGGTAGAGGCAGTAAAAACAATTCATACAGGTAGTTCTTGGATTGACCCAACAATTGCAGATATTATTTTGCAACAAATTCGTCATGATTTCCCCGATCGCAATGGAGGAATGACGGGCAAACGGGTCATGATTAATGCTGTAGACCCAGAAGTTGAGAAAACACTGGAAACTTATCCACTGACCGAACGGGAAATGGATGTTTTGGAGTTGATTGTTTCTGGGTGCGATAATGCAGAAATTGCCCAAAAGCTTCACCTGACAATTGGGACTGTAAAAACTCATGTTAGAAGTATTTTGAGCAAACTCTGTGTAGCTGACCGTACTCAGGCTGCTGTTCGAGCTTTACGTGCGGGTTTAGTACAATAA
- a CDS encoding CsbD family protein, producing the protein MSIENRIEATAKNIEGKIQEVVGEITGNPNDKAEGKAKQAEAQVRHSVENLKDDVKRAID; encoded by the coding sequence ATGAGTATCGAAAATCGCATAGAAGCAACTGCTAAAAATATAGAAGGTAAAATTCAAGAAGTTGTGGGTGAAATCACAGGTAACCCCAATGACAAAGCTGAAGGTAAAGCAAAGCAAGCTGAAGCTCAAGTTCGCCATAGCGTGGAAAACTTGAAAGATGATGTTAAGAGAGCGATCGACTAA
- a CDS encoding FAD-dependent oxidoreductase, with protein MQKILGKAISYWIDSTSENNFSPLLNTVTVDVAIVGAGIAGITAATLLKRAGKTVAVIESNRIATGVSGHTTAKITSLHQLIYAELIEKFGEEKARVYAQSNQAALERIAAFVEEEQIDCDFSRQSAYSFTESQDQLNQIEKEVEAALKLGLPASFVRQTSLPFPIAGAIKFDNQAQFHSRKYLLHLAKSIAGNGSYVFENTRVQKVDEESPCQVITDKGTVLARDVIITTNLPILDQGLFFAKTYPKRSYIIGARIEASKAPKGMYIGIGETYYSIRTTPYQNGLLLLVGGGGHKVGTVTNTEEKYLDLEAFARSRFGIDSFEYRWSTQDAVSFDRLPYIGKLTPFNNHVYVATGFSLWGMTKGTLSGMLLADRILGIENPWAELYDATRATPFVSLEGVKQNLDVGVHWVGDRIKGIGHSCVDVANGEGKIVTVNGKKVAAYRDEGGEIHAVSAVCPHLGCVVAWNSAEKSWDCPCHGSRFNSDGKILHGPTVKDLE; from the coding sequence ATGCAAAAAATACTTGGAAAAGCTATCTCCTATTGGATAGACTCAACATCAGAGAACAACTTTTCACCACTCCTTAATACTGTAACAGTAGATGTTGCGATCGTTGGAGCAGGTATCGCTGGAATCACTGCTGCTACATTGTTAAAGCGTGCTGGCAAAACTGTTGCTGTGATTGAATCGAATCGCATAGCAACAGGTGTCAGCGGTCATACAACTGCTAAAATCACCTCGCTTCATCAATTGATTTATGCAGAGTTAATCGAGAAATTTGGCGAAGAAAAAGCTAGAGTTTACGCACAGTCAAATCAAGCAGCATTAGAACGTATCGCGGCTTTTGTGGAAGAAGAACAAATAGATTGTGACTTCAGCCGCCAAAGTGCTTATTCTTTTACAGAATCTCAAGATCAACTCAACCAAATTGAGAAAGAAGTAGAAGCTGCACTTAAATTAGGGCTTCCTGCTTCTTTTGTACGGCAAACTTCCTTACCTTTTCCTATTGCTGGTGCAATTAAATTTGACAACCAAGCGCAGTTTCACTCACGCAAATATTTACTGCACCTTGCTAAAAGCATTGCAGGAAATGGTAGCTATGTGTTTGAGAACACGCGAGTACAAAAGGTTGATGAAGAGAGCCCCTGTCAAGTCATTACCGATAAGGGAACTGTTCTAGCACGGGATGTCATTATTACGACAAATTTGCCAATCCTAGACCAGGGCTTGTTTTTCGCCAAAACTTATCCCAAGCGTTCTTACATTATTGGTGCCAGGATTGAGGCATCCAAAGCACCCAAAGGAATGTATATTGGCATTGGGGAAACATATTACTCAATTCGTACCACTCCCTACCAAAATGGTTTACTCCTTCTTGTTGGTGGTGGAGGTCATAAAGTGGGTACTGTGACTAACACGGAAGAAAAGTACCTCGATTTGGAAGCATTTGCACGTTCTCGCTTTGGGATTGATTCTTTTGAGTATCGTTGGTCAACTCAAGATGCTGTTTCCTTCGATCGCTTGCCTTATATTGGTAAGTTGACACCATTCAACAACCATGTATATGTAGCCACTGGTTTTAGCCTTTGGGGAATGACAAAGGGAACATTATCTGGAATGCTACTTGCAGACAGAATATTGGGTATAGAGAATCCTTGGGCTGAACTTTACGATGCAACCCGTGCAACGCCATTTGTGAGTTTGGAAGGGGTTAAGCAGAACCTTGATGTAGGCGTTCATTGGGTAGGCGATCGTATTAAAGGAATTGGTCATTCTTGCGTTGATGTTGCCAATGGTGAAGGAAAAATAGTCACTGTTAATGGCAAAAAGGTAGCAGCTTACAGAGATGAAGGAGGAGAAATTCATGCAGTCTCTGCGGTGTGTCCTCATTTAGGTTGTGTTGTTGCCTGGAACAGTGCAGAGAAAAGTTGGGATTGCCCCTGTCATGGTTCCCGTTTCAACTCTGACGGAAAAATACTGCACGGACCAACGGTAAAAGATTTAGAGTGA
- a CDS encoding response regulator encodes MNTIRVVLIEDHELTRIGIVAALKQQNGIEVIGEAKDARSGLKLLKSTRPDVAIVDVDLPDMSGIELIQHFNNSEEASEIPETKILIMTMQDNEETVLAAFAAGADSYYMKDGSINKLADALRSTYEGNSWIDPTIARIILQHSNKTYAETQSGSENTTVSINGLSAEESQIIPSYPLTARELDVLRLIVDGCSNADIAEKLYITVGTVKTHVRNLLNKLCVSDRTQVAVLALRAGLVR; translated from the coding sequence ATGAATACAATTCGTGTTGTTTTAATTGAAGATCACGAGCTAACTCGGATCGGTATAGTAGCTGCTTTGAAGCAACAAAATGGAATTGAGGTGATTGGTGAAGCCAAGGATGCAAGGTCAGGTTTAAAGCTTCTGAAATCAACAAGACCAGACGTTGCTATAGTCGATGTCGATCTACCTGATATGAGTGGCATTGAGTTGATCCAGCACTTCAACAATTCTGAGGAAGCAAGCGAGATACCAGAAACCAAGATTTTGATTATGACAATGCAGGATAATGAGGAAACCGTGCTAGCAGCTTTTGCGGCTGGGGCAGATTCTTATTATATGAAAGATGGCAGTATTAATAAACTGGCTGATGCATTGCGGTCAACTTATGAAGGCAATTCTTGGATCGATCCGACCATTGCTCGTATTATCTTGCAACATAGCAATAAAACTTACGCAGAAACTCAATCAGGTTCTGAAAATACAACAGTTTCTATCAATGGTTTATCAGCTGAGGAAAGCCAGATTATTCCAAGCTATCCCTTAACAGCTCGCGAGTTAGACGTCCTCAGACTTATTGTAGATGGATGTAGTAATGCAGATATTGCCGAAAAACTTTATATCACTGTAGGTACTGTCAAAACTCACGTCCGCAACCTTTTGAATAAGCTTTGTGTAAGCGATCGCACGCAAGTTGCGGTGCTTGCTTTGCGAGCAGGCTTAGTTAGATAA